Genomic DNA from Candidatus Sphingomonas phytovorans:
ATCGGCCGATGAAACGCGACACGCTTGTCCAGATCTTCTCGATGACCAAGCCGGTGACCGGCGTTGCCCTGATGCAGCTCTGGGAACAGGGCAAGTTTGGCCTCGATGATCCGCTGGCCCGCTACTTGCCGGCCTTTGGAGAGGCCAAGGTGATCGATGGCACGAGCGCCGGCGGCAACCCCGTCCTCCGCGCTCCGGCACGACCGATCACGATCCGCGATATCATGCGGCATACGGCCGGCTTCTCCTATGGCATGCGCGACACTGCCGCGGATGTCATCTTCCATCAGATCAATCCGCTCGCGCTGACCAACAGTCTCGAGGAGATGGGCGACAAGCTGGCGCACGTGCCGCTGCTGTTCGATCCCGGCGCGGAGTGGAGCTACAGTGCGGGCGTCGATGTCCAGGCCTTGCTCGTCGAGCGTCTGACGGGTGAGCCGTTCGAGCAGCATGTCAGGCGCACCATCCTTGATCCACTCAGCATGCACGACACCGGCTGGACTCAGCCCCCGGAGCGCCTTGCTCGATTCGCCGCGAGCTATGTGAGACAGGCGGATGGTACGCTCGTCCGGCAACCGGACGAGAAGACGCGCGCCCTCAATTTCGGTCCGCGCCGCTTGACGATGGGTGGGGCAGGGCTGGCCTCGACACTCGACGATTACATGCGCTTTGCCCGCATGCTGCTCGGTCGCGGCACGCTGGATGGAATACGCATCCTCGCGCCGTCGACGATTCGGCTGA
This window encodes:
- a CDS encoding serine hydrolase, yielding MQRRSALATIVLGLATPRSAWAREPVGAAAFTLDHMRIDAALRQMVAGGRAAGASALIWQQGVERYFGAAGEADREAHRPMKRDTLVQIFSMTKPVTGVALMQLWEQGKFGLDDPLARYLPAFGEAKVIDGTSAGGNPVLRAPARPITIRDIMRHTAGFSYGMRDTAADVIFHQINPLALTNSLEEMGDKLAHVPLLFDPGAEWSYSAGVDVQALLVERLTGEPFEQHVRRTILDPLSMHDTGWTQPPERLARFAASYVRQADGTLVRQPDEKTRALNFGPRRLTMGGAGLASTLDDYMRFARMLLGRGTLDGIRILAPSTIRLMSTDQLDPRITRRFFLPGKGAVGFGLDVAVRTAQPRTAAENRGSVGEFFWDGAETTLFWVDPANDMAVVFFVQVRPFDGSLHHDIRDAVYGPDYIGVPGD